The stretch of DNA GCTCGCACAGGCTGTACAGACAGGCACCACTCTGAGCaccacctgggggggggggtctggggggggtAGTCTACTACCTGCTGTTCctcacagactcagacacatTTCCTGAACATCTTCCCCGCATCTGTGTTCAAGGGCACGTACCATCATTCCGTGTAAACATTAAACCCCTTAGAGACTGACCGACTGGAGTCAGCCAAACAGTCCTCTAAGCGTCTGTCTTGCAAGGGCCCTTGTTCCTGGAGTGCTTGTGAcatccaaccaaatgctttccctgagTTTGATTTCCTCAGCCTCCCTTTCCAGAGAATTTAAGCTTCAACCCAAGCTCCTATTGGATATATATGTCCGAGGATAACAGTAAGGTAAATCACTGATCCTTTTTCAGAGCAACAACCCGCTAAACTATATACAGCAGCGgtgtttgtatttgaaatgacaaagaaaaaaaatgataagcTTGAAGATTGCAATGTTCTCTCAGGCTCAATACAAATCTAATCTGGTAGCAGTATATGAAGTAGATGGAGCCAGGCTTGGGTCAGAAATGAACGCAGGTGACAGGTGATAGAGTGTAACAGAGCGAGGGGCTGGAGTcgattggtgggggggggggggggcggtgttgGGGGGGGTCCTTTTGAATTGGAGTATGAAGCAACCATCTGGACTCATACAGCTCTCTTTTAGGGATTGAGTCTGACTTTCCAAAGAACATTTAGGGAATACCccaaaaaatgcattgcatttaaaaaaatactatgcatttaaaataaaaaaaaacaaaacttaatgcaaatgaaaagtaTTAATCTGAAAACCCAActacatttatttgtgtatttatggcTGCACCACTAAATACAAAACCTTTCAGTTATTACTTTGGGTGTATTTATTCCTTTGGCATATCGTCCACAATCAGccatatattactttttttcctttcaaatttAGAAAAATGGCACAGAGAGGTATAGGTGTATTAGTCAGTCTGCCCTCTTACTGACCAATCCTAAGGCCCATACGAGGAGATGCAAAGGTCTACTGTAACACGGGGCCGTACCTGCGACACTGTGATGGAGCACTTCTTGGCCAGCTCCTCTTTCGCCTCTTCGCTGGGGTAAGGGTTGCTGAGGTGCGAGTAGAAGTACTCGTTGAGGATCTCTGTCGCCTGCTTGTTGAAGTTCCGTCTCTTTCGTCTGAGCGGACGGATcgccagggggagagaggcagagcgcAGGTGTGAGGACACGGACCATCAGAACATTCACACTTTCGCATTCACTTTTTTGTGAAAGTCGCAGTAAGTTCTACGAGGTAAAGAGATAACACTGGAGAGTCTTCTCAAAGGCGTCCCGACAAGGCAGCAGGgcttcataattacatttttcccccCTGACTCATGAGGGATTTTTCATAACACAGAGGGGCACTGTGACATTAGCATAAGGCTTTTCCTCTCTCTATTGCAACAGGCCCTAATGGGTTCCTTACTTCTAACTTCCCACAACAAGACAGTTTTTCCAATCTCCTATGTGCTTTCAAAGCACATACAGGTGCCcgcactgaaatattaaatctatttctttttttattgaaatattgacATTTCTTAACATTTTATTGGAAATCCAATATACTAATCTCAGGTCTTTTTAGTCGGCCTCCAGTCCCCAGGACGTTCAGTGGAGATGACTGTGCCCTTTATGGAATGGCCGGTTATTTGCAGAACAATATGAAGCTGTGAGCACCACCAAAGCACCTGCCTCACACTGTCTGCAGTTGCATCTGCTACACGCTTTGTGATAAAAtaccagacagacacacagacgcacatacacatacacacacacatatgatcATACACAAacgcatgcgcacgcacacgcacacgcacgcacacacacccacacacacacacacacgtgcgcgcacacacacgcacaaacacaattacatatgcatacacacatgtacacgtacacacatatacgcatgcatgcgcgcatgcacacaagACAGCCACTCAGACCCGACAGACAGACGGatggacagacggacggacacTGACCTGGCGTCCAGGAAGCGTGAGCGCAGAATCATGACGGCCTCGCAGGTGCTCTGTTTGAGCTGCATCTGGATGGAGCTGAATTTGCGGTGGATGATGCTCACCATGCGCTCGATCTCTTTGGGGGAGATGGGGCGCGTCCGGCTCTGCTCCCGCAGCAGGTTCATCACATGGGTCGTGAACTCGTTGCAGGCCTGCGGCCAGAGAGAGCGCcccaaaaacaacacacacacgccacgagtcagagagagagcaccccaaaaaaacacacacacgcaccatgAGTCAGAGAGAGCGCCCCAAAAACAACACTCACACGCGCCATTAGTCAGAGAGAGCGCCCCAAAAACAACACTCACACGCGCCATTAGTCAGAGAGAGCGCcccaaaaacaacacacacacacacacacacacacacacacacacacacacacacacacgagtcaGAGAGAGCGCCCCAAAAAAACACGCCATGGGTCAGAGGGAGCACcccaaaaagacacacacacacacaccataagtCAGAGAGAGCCCCAAAAAAAACACGCCATCGTTCAGAGAGAgcaccccaaaaaaaacacacacacgcgccatgagtcagagagaaagcaccccaaaaaacacacacacacacaccatgagtcagagagagagcacccccaaaaacagacaaatgccATCAGCCTGAGAGAGCCCCTCCCAAAAACTAGACACACCACAAGCCAGAGAGAGCACCCCCAAaaattagacacacacacacaccatgagaTGGAGAGACCACCCCCAAAAATTAGACACATCCCATGGCTCATTAACCTTCCAGAATCAGCAAACCCAGGAGGACATTTCACCAACATTCAGTAAATACCCCTCCACATACGGAGGCCCTGCTTGGGAATTAGCAATGATAGCATAAATGTCATAACAGTACGGAGGAAGTGCTAGCGTGAGTGCAGCTGGCAATACTAATGAGATTAGTCACCAAGACACAAACGCCAGCAGATGACAATATGTGAAACTcatctgtgtttgcatgcagcAGGCAAGAAGGGCAAAAAAACATGGGAGTCAACAAAAATCCCAAAGCATAAATCTCTCAAGCCGCAGAAAACGTTGATGCCAGAGGAAGGTGGCGCTCGCCCTGGTTCCATCTGGGTCAGATTTCAATTCTAGGTGAACACGCTTCACGTTGGAAGACAAGCCTGAAATCCCTCCTTGACTTTGGAGAGCGACTACTTTACATGATGAAAAACGCATCGGATGAAAGTGGCGTTCTGCCAAACAGACAGGTAGAAATGACAGGCTTTCGCTGCTGACAAGTGCTCCTGTTCACGTTCAGCGGTTTGAGACATGAACCTGCCGTAATGCGCGGgagtctctccttctctctctctttctctctccccctctctctgtgtggtctgtgggggtgggggattctCTCCCCCCCCTGTGAGGAGCAGCTATGAGGTTCACATGCACTTGGGATGCTGTTACTGCTGCACACGGGTCACACGTAGGGGCCAAATGAGTGTACACACAACAgcaatatgtgtgcatgtgtatatatacattacatatacatgcaggcacacacacacacccatccttATACACCCACATACAAGTATCAGAACGACCTGGCACACTGAGtgtttgtgcccccccccccacctccacccccttcaaagtaacacacagaaaccccacacatacacacacagagaccacaTATGCTCAACCCCTCAGCCAGACTGCACTGCAAGGAGGAACCACAGTGCCAGGGTGGCATCGGGCCCTGTACCAGAGACCGTCCTGTCCTCGTATCTTCCTTCAGGAGAACCGTACCTGTCATTCACCGCGAGGCACAGGATGTGCGCTTGTGCGGGTGTCTGCAGGTGggcgcacgtgtgtgtgcttgtgtgcatattTTCACTATTATGTCCTTTTAAAACGGCCCTTAACAGCATACAGaggcatgcgtgtgtgcgtcaTACACACATGAATGAAACCTGCACTGGCTAAACATTAATCTGCTGAGCTATTTGTGAATGACATCATCGCCAGCCACagcctgtttgctgttttcccaCAATAACAGGAACAGGATGCTGTATCACACTCCAATGAAAGGGTGGAATGCGATAATCTGACAGCCTTTAAACAGATAGGACAAATTAATAACGGATAACACACCGCTGTCAGGGGTGGGTGTGACCGTGCGCGCAATCCAATACACACGGCAACAaggatgataataataatattaacaaaaagcTGCCGTGCTTATTTGAAACGGGGGCTTAAACTGGGGAACCTTTGAGACGCAGCCAAAAACCCCGCGTCACGGGGAGAGGCGCGGGCTCCTCTGGTGCCGCAGTGAAATGCAGAGCCCTGAGGAAGGGGACGGAGGACGAGAGAGGAGGCCGCGCGATCGACGGGGGAGAGGAGGCCGCGCGATCGACGGGGGAGAGGAGGCCGCGCGATCGACGGGGGAGAGGAGGCCAGGGgtaagagaggagagaggacgTCAGGGGTACAACAGGAGACAGGATGCCAGGGGTAAGAGAGGGGACACCAGGGGTACGACAGGAGAGAGGACGCCAACGGTAAGACAGGAGTGCGGACAccaggggtacaacagtagAGTGGTCGCCGCTGGTACGACAGGtggaggatggggggagggaggaggatggaaaacatctgtgtgtttctctgatgCAACCTTCCGTAAGTATGCATTACcgaagggggggtggggggaggggaggagaggaggaggtgggggaagGTGTTAGCAGCCGGGAGAGGGGGGTCGCTCACCTGTTCGTACTTCTCCAGCTCGGTGTGGTATATCTGTCGGATCTGGGACAGCTTGGCCCGGTAGTCCGAGTGTTCGGCAGAGTTGTCTGCTCCTGCCCcgcccgccgccgccgctgctgctgcggcTGCCGCCGAGCCGCCACCTTTCTCCGGCCCAGACACCCCCTCCGCCAGGAGCATGTTGTCCAATCGCATCAGCTGGGCATCTGGgggctcctcctcctgggcGCCACGGATACTCAGCACTGCAACACAGgatggggtcaaaggtcacaaaCAGCTCCAGCCAATGGCCATGTCGTCGTCTCACACAGTAACCAATACCGTTGCGGTCACACAACCTTTCAACCTTTCTGTGAGCTCAATGACTCAAAAGCCAACTAAAAACACCAGGTGGGGGATTTGATGAAGTCACAAGTCattctcatttgaaaataacaataacctACTGGAGCAGCTGTGAgttatgtgtgtgacagtgtttatGGAGTGTGTAGTCACTGGCCTACTGTCCTGTTTGAGCCCATGCAGGGATGTCCTTCCTGCTTTCTTAGCACTGATCACACCCAAACTCCCATCTCAGTCCCGTCAGCTCCTAATGATATATCGCCACACCTTTTAAAACTCATTTCAGGGCCATAAAAAGCTGGagttacatactgtatttggCAAGACGAGATAATAAAGTCATCATTTCATCActttaaaatatcatttcaataaaataattatcagCGGCTTCCCTCGGTCAGTATTCCTCTCTGTTGACCGGATACATCATTAAGCAGAATTTGCTTGACCCCCAAAGTTCCTCCCAAATTCCAGTCACCGATACAACACATGACACAAACATACCCACACAACACAAAATTGAATCtgaatgatttaattttaatgacaatAAGGAGAGCTGGGTTATCTTAAAAATCTATTAATCTATacagagatcagagatcagtTTGAACTTAAAATCAGAGTTTCTTAAATGGTTTAAATGTTTCCAACGTATACTAATGTAATGCTACCACAGTAAAAAGAATTAAGTATAACAGAATAACTGCCTTTCAAGGTTTATACAGGATGACCTATctagaaaaacacacaagcatttggctctgtgtaaaaatgaattcttgCTCTCCCCTATGTATGAAAAACCACATTccatttaatttccttttggTCTTCTGTCTACCACTATATTGCTCTaccacaggaagaaaaaaaactaaaagcaaTTTCATTGATCAATGGTAGTCATtttctgcaaaaacaaacaaaaccctgAATGCAAGTCATACTCAAATCCAAGTCTTCACCATCTTTTTGTAAATCTGTCAAAAGTATTTGAATTCAGTTCAGTATGGCTGTATAAACACGGCACTGCACAAATGCTGTTCCTTAGTCCTGAAAAGTGGTTGGCTGTTTTACTTAAATAAATTGGCCTATATGccaacatacaaaacaaaatcttaTAATGCCAtatcaaagcaaataaaaaaattattgcGAAATCTTGGATCAATGgtgtaaaatgaatttaaatcttttttgcaaaatgaatttaaacctGTTCGGCATGAATAATTGCTCTTCTCTTTTCCACCCACTTCGTATCATAATTGCTATTACTTGCCTCTTTCTACATAATGCGCTCCGTGACACTTATTCGGTTAAAAGGGTTATATTAAAGAACATCTAATGACCATGATGTTAGCTGGGTACACTGCAATGATGCCCTGGTGCGTTGGAAGAGCCAGCTGTCTCCCCCGGATTTCGGGCCCgaaggctgttttcacaccaTCCGAGCTCCGCTCCCCGGGGTGAGGGGCCATGGGTCGAACCCGGGTTCGCCCCACACACCACCTCTAGGGGTGACCGTTCACCCCCGGGCTGGCTCAGCTCTGGGGCGAGCTCTGTCCTGTAAAGCCGCGCCGCTAAGGAAATAAGTGTGAAAAAGCCCTGCTCGTCAGAGGGACCTGTCAGAGACAGGAGAGCTCTTCCAGTGATTCCATGGTAATGACATACGCCGGGCGTTTTCTATAAGCGGCGGTGCGCTGAGGAGCCTTCATGGCCGCCTCCCGCCATACAGCCTGCCGCCGCCTCCCGCCACGCGCTCAGGGCAAGGTCACGGCGGTGGACACACCGTCTGCTTTATCTCCGCTCCCTAGCGACCGCAGTGGCCTCTCATTGGACGTTATTGCTTGGCGACGGTAAATCTGAGCCAAGCAGCCCCCGCTGTGCTTAGACACCCGCCGCCAAGACACACCGCTCTGCAGCGGCGGCGGCCTGAAAAATAAAGCGCTCGCCCCCGCTGCCGCCACTAGGGGTCTCCCTTAGTGTTctctgagaggagagaaggggccAGCCTTTCCATTTCAGGGGTGACGCGCCAGGTACTGCTTTTCCAGCCAATTCACTGCAACTGCTAACAAAAGGAGGGGACAGAAACGTGCATACACACTCATTCTTTATGCTACGCTTCCCCCGATCGCTTTCTCCGCCCTTCCCCATTCACTCAACACGCCGATAACTGAGGCACGGGTGCACTTAtcactggaaatgaaatattcacaggGAAATAAACGTGGAGCCGAATTAACCCCCGAATGTAATTGCTATTACAATCGCAGCACATATTATCATTGGCTCTGTTATTCAACCCCCAGTGAGCATTATCTCCTAATCAAAGTGAATGACAGGTCGCTTCATTACTCAGCAGagaatttgggggggggggggggggttagcccATTATTCCGGTCTGTGATCTAGCAGGCCAGCAGGAGGGTTCCTAGCCCACTTTgaaccccccccgccccccccacccacccccatccctcccctTTTGAGAGGACCCAGAATGCAAATGTCAAGACTGTTGGCAAGCGGGGGAAAGGTCAAGAGTTCAGGCCGCAGGGCCATCGGCGCGGAGATGGAGATTGAGCAGGGGGAGTGGTCTGATTTCTCATGGGACCACAGGACCATACAAACATCCTGTTTCATTAGTGTGTGTCCTTCAACCAGCTGAcaaggtgtggggggggggggggaacaagAAAAATAAGACCCCTCCGCAACCTTCCACCGGCCACATGTTTCCACTCGCCGGTCGCCGTGACCACGTCCATCTCGGGCCGTCGCCGCGGCGATCACCCCAACCGTCGGACTCTTCCGAACGCCCCGTTCCTCCGCCAGCCCGTGATTTACGCAGATTCAGATTTCATCCCGCAGAACCTTCAGGAGGGAGAGGCTCTCCTTTCCCCCTGCAGTAACGGCCTCATAAATACCAGGCTCAATGGAGCGCGAAAAACAAGACCATAGTTCAGAACGTAAAATTAACGTTTTATCATCTTTAACTTTTCAGGCACGCTGGAGGTTTCCTCCTCAGTAGAACACGCTTTCGGCAGGGGCTCTATCGTGCCTATCCTTCACTCCAGAGAGGCAACACTACCAAATTAATCGTGTTCTTCACTGGAATAGACCAAAAGCATAAGATTCCATAGAGATCCAGAATTCAGCTCCCAAATTTGCtaaattgcaaataaaaacGGAAAGACTGAATTGAAGAAAACATTGCTTGCTTTTCTCTGCACAAGGAGATTCATCAGCGCGGGACCGGGAAATGATTGCATATTTCTGAGGAGGACGGAAAACATACTGAGACCCACCCCCTCCTCAAAAATTCAGCTCAAATTTACTGaactacaaacaaaaacagaaagaatgaattaaagaaaatattgcTTACTGTACTTTCGCTTAAGAGATTCATGGGTGAGGGAacaggaattttttttcatatttctaaGTAGCACAGACAATACACCATGACCCATCCCCTCTAcgctccacccccccaccgcaAACCTCTAGACAGTCACAGGGAAATGGTGTTCGTGGATTCCCTGAGTTCACGC from Megalops cyprinoides isolate fMegCyp1 chromosome 20, fMegCyp1.pri, whole genome shotgun sequence encodes:
- the LOC118795783 gene encoding pre-B-cell leukemia transcription factor 1 isoform X2 — encoded protein: MDEQPRLMHSHGVGMAGHPGLSQHMPDGTGGTDGEGRKQDIGDILQQIMTITDQSLDEAQARKHALNCHRMKPALFNVLCEIKEKTVLSIRGAQEEEPPDAQLMRLDNMLLAEGVSGPEKGGGSAAAAAAAAAAGGAGADNSAEHSDYRAKLSQIRQIYHTELEKYEQACNEFTTHVMNLLREQSRTRPISPKEIERMVSIIHRKFSSIQMQLKQSTCEAVMILRSRFLDARRKRRNFNKQATEILNEYFYSHLSNPYPSEEAKEELAKKCSITVSQVSNWFGNKRIRYKKNIGKFQEEANMYAAKTAVNAANVSAHGSQANSPSTPNSAGGYPSPCYQSDRRIQ